A stretch of the Janthinobacterium sp. B9-8 genome encodes the following:
- a CDS encoding replication endonuclease, protein MNPKFNLQEWLETATDSECRAKAKEFAVRCSSIEEPLELLEMVVSRGWIVLPEHGVKHLDYKKMKPAQRRYVLELAARIKSDKWWSKRLRTLAIRAAEARAYSYGIGMGKDKAYVSTWNLERMVIRAQQGAVAMAEAVAISPDGEVIDMADVLEGSMANGKNKRTELIVRTKGMAERAQELGYRAYAITLTAPGCYHRCTSVGEKPHLKLILNKKWNGFSQQQTASYLTKCWAQCRTQFSKSEIDFMGLRTLEPHKDGTPHWHLIFFVKPQNASEALKIIRDKYLHAESQEKNAQKVRVKIDAIKPRKGQDMVYAAVAYAIAYIAKNIDGYKVDGDTEAGMSAINGAQRATVWARILGRRQFQMFGTAPVTPYRESRRVRKDAETLLEELIAQDKEPAIVEAAKGLIDGNLKPCITEAMKAMRSGRADVLAPLTALRDLHLDGQIVCPTRILGSAWDAADKGDFRAYMVAMENDPLELVKREQINGYGEVVAVICGVKSQRGQVLTHKEGWKVQGAKGKARLGKACHAQKGPFKGASHIEYSPHEVAEMKRAQKQKQEAVFLGVAFAAEAKRKRRERAKPSTLGHVALTVSCTLDQALNDKGIRREEAPPDLSERARLNAQKYGAQAYLDAKNKN, encoded by the coding sequence ATGAATCCAAAATTCAATTTGCAAGAATGGCTGGAAACCGCCACAGATAGCGAGTGCCGCGCCAAGGCTAAAGAATTTGCCGTCCGTTGCTCAAGTATCGAAGAGCCACTGGAGTTGCTAGAAATGGTGGTTTCGCGTGGCTGGATCGTACTACCCGAGCACGGCGTAAAACATCTTGACTACAAAAAAATGAAACCGGCCCAGCGCCGCTATGTGCTGGAGCTGGCCGCGCGAATCAAGTCAGATAAGTGGTGGAGTAAGCGCTTGCGTACGCTCGCCATCCGCGCCGCCGAAGCCCGCGCTTATTCCTACGGTATTGGCATGGGTAAGGATAAAGCGTATGTCAGCACTTGGAATTTAGAGCGGATGGTGATCCGCGCCCAGCAAGGCGCGGTGGCCATGGCCGAAGCGGTGGCTATTTCGCCCGATGGTGAAGTCATCGATATGGCCGATGTGCTGGAAGGCAGTATGGCCAACGGCAAAAACAAGCGCACCGAGTTGATAGTTCGTACCAAGGGCATGGCCGAACGGGCTCAAGAACTAGGCTACCGCGCTTACGCCATTACCCTGACTGCGCCAGGCTGCTACCACCGCTGCACCAGCGTCGGCGAAAAGCCGCACTTAAAACTGATCCTCAATAAAAAATGGAATGGCTTTAGCCAGCAACAAACCGCCAGCTATTTGACTAAGTGCTGGGCGCAATGCCGTACCCAATTTAGCAAATCCGAAATTGATTTTATGGGGCTGCGCACTTTAGAGCCGCACAAAGACGGCACCCCGCACTGGCACTTAATCTTTTTTGTGAAGCCGCAAAACGCCAGCGAAGCTCTTAAGATCATCCGCGATAAATATCTACATGCCGAGAGTCAGGAGAAAAACGCCCAAAAAGTCCGCGTAAAGATCGACGCAATCAAGCCACGCAAAGGCCAAGACATGGTTTACGCCGCCGTGGCCTATGCCATTGCCTACATCGCTAAAAATATCGATGGCTATAAAGTGGACGGCGATACCGAGGCGGGCATGAGTGCCATCAACGGCGCACAGCGTGCAACGGTCTGGGCACGTATTTTGGGCCGTCGTCAGTTCCAGATGTTTGGCACAGCGCCGGTCACGCCTTACCGCGAATCCCGACGCGTGCGCAAAGACGCTGAAACCCTACTAGAAGAACTGATCGCGCAGGATAAAGAGCCGGCCATTGTCGAAGCCGCTAAGGGATTAATCGACGGCAATCTAAAGCCCTGCATTACCGAAGCCATGAAGGCCATGAGATCAGGCCGTGCCGATGTACTCGCACCTCTCACCGCTTTACGCGATTTACACCTTGATGGCCAGATCGTTTGCCCTACCCGTATTTTGGGCAGCGCATGGGACGCCGCCGACAAGGGCGACTTTCGCGCCTATATGGTCGCCATGGAAAACGACCCACTGGAGCTGGTAAAACGCGAACAAATCAACGGTTATGGCGAAGTGGTTGCAGTCATTTGCGGCGTAAAGAGCCAACGCGGCCAAGTGCTTACCCATAAGGAAGGCTGGAAAGTGCAGGGTGCCAAAGGCAAAGCGCGGCTGGGCAAAGCTTGCCACGCCCAAAAAGGCCCATTTAAGGGTGCATCACATATCGAATACAGCCCGCACGAAGTCGCAGAAATGAAACGCGCCCAAAAGCAGAAACAAGAGGCTGTGTTTTTAGGTGTGGCCTTTGCCGCTGAAGCGAAGCGCAAGCGTCGGGAGAGGGCGAAGCCTTCGACCCTAGGTCATGTGGCATTAACTGTTTCTTGCACTTTGGATCAGGCACTTAATGATAAAGGCATAAGAAGAGAAGAAGCCCCACCGGATCTAAGCGAGCGGGCCAGATTAAACGCCCAGAAGTACGGCGCTCAGGCTTATCTCGACGCCAAAAACAAAAATTAA
- the relB gene encoding type II toxin-antitoxin system RelB family antitoxin — MLAIRLPAEIESRLDFLAKSTGRTKTFYAKEAILQHLDDLEDLYLAEQRLSAIHSGQSKTYSLEEVERNLGLAD; from the coding sequence ATGTTAGCAATCAGACTACCTGCCGAGATAGAAAGTCGCTTAGATTTTTTAGCGAAGAGTACCGGCAGGACTAAAACATTTTACGCCAAAGAGGCCATTCTTCAGCATCTGGATGATTTAGAAGACCTCTATCTGGCCGAACAACGCTTAAGTGCCATCCACTCTGGGCAAAGTAAAACCTATAGTTTAGAAGAAGTGGAGCGCAACCTTGGCTTGGCTGATTAA
- a CDS encoding phage late control D family protein, giving the protein MNEGHKSPRFKILVGSKDISKLVNDRLVSVGLTDNRGFEADQLDITLDDSDGLLEIPPRGAVVSVSLGWSDSGLVDKGQYTVDEVEHSGAPDQLTIRARSADLRAGLSVKKERSWHQTTVGAIVETIAKQNKIQHRIGQGLAGQAINHIDQTSESDASFLSRIAKMFDAIATVKDNSLLFMKAGQATTASGKPLGKVLITRQSGDSHRFGIADRGAYSGVKAAWQNTKTAKKETTTVKRKPRKKAGPGQGEVIQGADDNVKTLRHVYASKTNAERAAKAEWEKLQRGVAQFSISLAYGRPELFPELPASVSGFKPIIDKQDWIISRATHSLTDSGYTTALELEVKASEVDG; this is encoded by the coding sequence ATGAATGAAGGCCATAAATCCCCGCGCTTTAAAATTTTAGTGGGCAGCAAGGATATTTCTAAGCTGGTCAACGATAGGCTGGTATCGGTTGGCCTGACAGACAATCGCGGCTTTGAAGCGGATCAGCTCGATATTACGCTGGACGATAGCGACGGCCTGCTAGAGATTCCGCCACGCGGTGCCGTGGTCAGTGTGTCGCTGGGCTGGTCTGATAGTGGCTTAGTCGATAAGGGCCAATATACGGTGGATGAAGTCGAACACAGCGGCGCACCGGATCAGCTCACCATCCGCGCCCGCAGTGCCGATTTACGCGCGGGCTTGTCGGTTAAGAAAGAACGCTCCTGGCATCAAACCACCGTGGGCGCGATTGTTGAAACCATCGCCAAACAAAACAAGATCCAGCACCGGATCGGGCAAGGCTTAGCCGGGCAAGCCATCAATCACATCGACCAAACCAGCGAAAGCGACGCCAGCTTTTTAAGCCGTATCGCTAAAATGTTTGATGCGATTGCCACGGTAAAAGATAACAGCCTGCTGTTTATGAAAGCAGGCCAGGCCACCACGGCCAGCGGCAAGCCCTTGGGTAAAGTGCTGATTACGCGCCAATCAGGGGATAGTCATAGATTCGGTATTGCAGACCGGGGCGCATATAGCGGCGTGAAAGCCGCATGGCAAAACACCAAAACGGCCAAGAAAGAAACCACTACGGTAAAACGTAAGCCCAGAAAAAAAGCAGGCCCCGGGCAAGGTGAAGTCATCCAGGGCGCGGACGATAATGTCAAAACCCTAAGACACGTTTACGCCAGCAAAACCAACGCCGAACGGGCCGCAAAAGCAGAATGGGAAAAACTGCAGCGCGGCGTGGCTCAGTTCTCAATCTCCCTCGCCTATGGCCGCCCCGAACTCTTCCCCGAGCTACCCGCCAGCGTTTCAGGCTTTAAGCCCATTATCGATAAGCAAGACTGGATCATCAGCCGCGCCACGCATAGCCTGACAGATAGCGGCTACACCACGGCTTTGGAGCTGGAAGTAAAGGCTAGTGAGGTAGACGGGTAA
- a CDS encoding helix-turn-helix domain-containing protein has product MNRLSVSSSGLSNVKQRMVGVSARLKEERKRLGLSQEAAAKALGISVDSLYGYEKNKTNPPISVLLPFSDIGADVQYIVTGERTAGLLSPEEQQMISALRAATPSVRTALLSMAHAGVDKQVVVQQKYVGGVGKVIEGDLTIHGDQTFKF; this is encoded by the coding sequence ATGAATAGATTATCCGTATCATCTTCGGGGTTGTCAAACGTAAAGCAGAGAATGGTCGGTGTTTCTGCTCGCCTAAAAGAGGAAAGAAAGCGGCTTGGTTTGTCACAAGAAGCAGCAGCAAAGGCGCTTGGTATCTCAGTTGACTCTCTTTATGGCTACGAAAAAAATAAAACTAATCCCCCCATTTCTGTACTATTACCATTCTCTGATATAGGCGCGGATGTTCAGTACATTGTGACGGGAGAACGTACCGCAGGTCTTTTGTCTCCAGAAGAGCAACAGATGATTTCTGCTTTACGTGCTGCGACGCCGTCGGTGCGGACTGCTCTTTTATCAATGGCCCATGCAGGCGTTGATAAGCAGGTAGTAGTTCAGCAGAAATATGTTGGGGGAGTCGGCAAAGTAATTGAGGGTGATTTGACCATTCATGGTGATCAAACTTTTAAATTTTGA
- a CDS encoding phage tail tape measure protein: MSAARNLRLEVVLKAIDKFTAPFKGVLNQSKAVSKQVSALKNKMKDLDKTQGHIDSFKKLSRDTAQSSLQMKAAQERASALGRSLAATANPTKKMSAEFNRAKKEAAELAARHTQLVSRQQSLRTSLNAAGVSTRNLSQHQRELRQNAASTTAALQREQQQLERLGRQMQRQHAARATYDRSMNARNNLAGAGAGMAIAGGGALYAAKRVMAPGLDFDAEMSSVQALTRLDKNGPQLAALRKQARELGAATSFTANEAAQGQGFLAMAGFDPTAIQKAMPGVLDLAKAGRVELPAAADMASNILTGFKLNAEQMGRAGDVLVGTFTRSNVDLRMLAESMKYAAPVAASLGVDLETAAAMTGKLGDAGIQASMGGTALRAIMSRLAAPPKMAAEAIKELALQTKDAKGNLRDLPTILAELEAKTKNMGNAQRAGYFKHIAGEEAFSALSVLTAQAGSGKLQELIATLRQSAGEASANAKTMSDNAAGDIKTLQSAWEDVGIEMFEGSNSPLRELLQNITDVIRKGGEWMKANPQLAATLVKVSVSAAAIVAILGGLALSAAALLGPFAMIKFALTTLNIQIGIGSVLARAATWSYGLLTGALSMAGNAALFMGRALLMNPIGLLVTGIAIAALLIYKYWEPIKAFFSGLWDQIKAAFHGGIAGIGALILNWSPLGLFYSAFAKVFSWFGLELPATFTGYGQMMVDGLWQGIAGKWDWLKGKFYELAKMLPEPVQKALDIHSPSRVFAQIGRHTVAGLDQGLSDSQQAPLDTIKNMARKMATAAGGLMIGGTSLGAMADVKLDQRPPMYAQSNYGQSPAPSIQITINAAPGMNEQTLAQLVAQEIAKAERQKQVRSRSRLGDSD; the protein is encoded by the coding sequence ATGAGCGCGGCGCGAAATTTACGACTAGAAGTGGTTTTAAAAGCGATAGATAAATTCACCGCGCCGTTTAAAGGGGTACTGAATCAAAGCAAGGCGGTATCAAAGCAAGTCAGCGCACTTAAAAACAAGATGAAAGACTTGGATAAAACCCAAGGCCATATCGATTCATTTAAAAAGCTCAGCCGAGATACCGCTCAATCTTCTCTGCAAATGAAAGCGGCACAGGAACGCGCCAGCGCACTAGGTAGAAGCCTAGCCGCCACCGCCAACCCCACTAAAAAAATGAGCGCGGAATTTAACCGCGCTAAAAAAGAAGCCGCAGAATTAGCGGCAAGGCACACTCAGCTTGTCAGCCGACAACAAAGCCTGCGCACGTCCTTAAATGCGGCGGGCGTCTCTACGCGTAATCTGTCCCAGCATCAGCGCGAACTCAGGCAAAACGCCGCCAGCACAACCGCTGCTCTGCAAAGAGAACAACAGCAGCTGGAACGCTTAGGCCGACAGATGCAGCGCCAACACGCGGCCAGAGCAACTTACGACCGAAGCATGAACGCCAGAAACAATCTGGCGGGAGCCGGTGCCGGTATGGCGATTGCGGGCGGCGGTGCGCTGTATGCGGCCAAGCGTGTGATGGCTCCAGGCTTAGACTTTGATGCGGAAATGTCCAGCGTACAGGCGCTCACCCGACTGGATAAAAACGGCCCCCAGCTCGCGGCCTTACGCAAACAGGCGCGAGAATTAGGCGCGGCCACCAGCTTTACCGCCAACGAAGCCGCACAGGGGCAAGGCTTTTTAGCGATGGCGGGCTTTGATCCGACCGCGATTCAAAAGGCCATGCCTGGCGTACTTGATTTAGCCAAGGCCGGACGGGTAGAACTGCCCGCCGCTGCCGATATGGCCTCTAATATTCTGACCGGCTTTAAGCTGAACGCTGAACAGATGGGCCGCGCGGGCGATGTACTGGTCGGCACTTTCACCCGCTCGAATGTCGATTTAAGAATGCTGGCCGAGTCGATGAAGTACGCCGCGCCGGTCGCTGCCAGTCTGGGCGTAGATCTGGAAACCGCCGCCGCGATGACCGGTAAGCTAGGTGACGCGGGGATTCAAGCTAGTATGGGCGGCACGGCCTTACGCGCCATTATGTCCCGCCTAGCGGCTCCTCCCAAAATGGCCGCAGAAGCCATCAAAGAACTCGCCCTACAGACCAAAGATGCAAAGGGCAATCTGCGCGACCTGCCGACGATCCTTGCTGAGCTGGAAGCCAAAACCAAAAACATGGGGAACGCCCAGCGGGCGGGATACTTTAAGCATATTGCGGGCGAAGAAGCTTTTAGTGCCTTGAGCGTGCTCACTGCACAAGCTGGTAGCGGCAAGCTGCAAGAACTAATTGCCACCCTCAGACAATCCGCCGGTGAAGCCAGCGCCAATGCAAAGACCATGAGCGACAACGCGGCGGGCGATATCAAGACGCTGCAATCGGCTTGGGAAGATGTGGGCATTGAAATGTTTGAAGGGAGCAATAGCCCTTTGCGCGAGCTGCTGCAAAATATCACCGACGTCATCCGAAAAGGGGGCGAATGGATGAAGGCCAACCCTCAACTCGCTGCCACCCTTGTCAAAGTCAGCGTATCGGCTGCCGCCATCGTGGCGATATTGGGCGGCTTAGCGCTATCCGCAGCGGCGCTATTAGGCCCGTTTGCCATGATTAAATTTGCTTTAACGACGCTTAATATTCAAATAGGCATCGGCTCAGTCTTAGCCAGAGCGGCCACATGGAGCTATGGCCTGTTGACCGGCGCTCTAAGCATGGCCGGTAATGCCGCATTATTTATGGGCCGCGCCCTGCTGATGAATCCTATCGGCCTATTAGTCACGGGCATCGCCATTGCAGCCCTGTTGATTTACAAATATTGGGAACCCATTAAGGCTTTCTTTAGCGGCCTATGGGATCAGATCAAAGCCGCCTTTCATGGTGGCATTGCAGGTATCGGCGCATTAATCCTGAATTGGTCGCCACTAGGTTTGTTTTACAGCGCCTTTGCAAAAGTCTTCAGCTGGTTTGGCCTGGAACTCCCCGCCACATTTACTGGCTATGGCCAGATGATGGTCGACGGCTTATGGCAAGGGATCGCGGGCAAGTGGGACTGGTTAAAAGGGAAGTTTTACGAGCTGGCCAAAATGCTGCCCGAGCCGGTACAAAAGGCGCTCGATATCCACTCGCCCTCCCGCGTGTTTGCCCAGATCGGGCGGCATACCGTCGCGGGCTTGGATCAAGGTTTAAGCGATAGCCAGCAAGCGCCACTCGATACCATTAAAAACATGGCCCGCAAAATGGCGACCGCTGCCGGTGGCCTGATGATTGGCGGCACCAGCTTGGGGGCTATGGCCGACGTCAAGCTGGATCAGCGCCCGCCCATGTATGCGCAAAGCAACTACGGCCAAAGCCCAGCGCCATCGATCCAGATCACGATCAACGCAGCGCCAGGGATGAACGAACAAACACTGGCCCAGCTGGTCGCGCAAGAAATCGCCAAGGCCGAACGCCAGAAGCAGGTGCGTAGCCGATCACGCTTAGGAGATAGCGACTGA
- a CDS encoding phage tail protein translates to MMMVLGMFVFELSSAPYQTLEQSKSWRHASQTRIGIGPANQFLGPDAETIALSGVLYEELNAGEVSLLALDDMADTGEKYFLIEGTGWIYGEYVIESIKTTRTLFYKNGSARKIEFNLSLKRITSDPLEAIMGLLQ, encoded by the coding sequence ATGATGATGGTTTTAGGCATGTTTGTATTTGAGCTATCCAGTGCACCTTACCAAACATTGGAGCAGTCCAAATCATGGCGGCACGCCAGCCAAACACGAATCGGCATCGGCCCCGCTAATCAGTTTTTAGGGCCAGATGCGGAAACCATCGCACTGAGTGGCGTGTTGTATGAAGAACTAAACGCGGGCGAGGTTTCTTTGTTGGCGCTGGACGATATGGCCGACACAGGGGAAAAATATTTTTTAATTGAAGGCACCGGCTGGATTTATGGCGAATACGTCATCGAATCGATTAAAACCACCCGCACCTTGTTTTACAAAAACGGCTCAGCCCGCAAGATTGAATTTAACTTAAGCCTGAAGCGGATCACATCCGACCCTCTCGAAGCCATCATGGGCCTATTGCAATGA
- a CDS encoding type II toxin-antitoxin system RelE family toxin — translation MAWLIKLDEEAQKDLAKLDKQVARRITAFLRERVATLEDPRSIGEALKGSKLGEFWKYRVGDYRLISSIEDGALRILVVKIGNRREVYK, via the coding sequence TTGGCTTGGCTGATTAAACTGGATGAAGAAGCTCAGAAAGATCTAGCCAAACTAGATAAACAAGTAGCACGACGAATTACGGCTTTTTTACGGGAGCGGGTAGCAACGCTAGAAGATCCACGCAGCATTGGTGAAGCCTTAAAAGGCTCTAAGCTCGGTGAATTCTGGAAGTACCGCGTGGGTGATTACCGACTTATCAGCAGCATAGAAGATGGCGCATTGCGCATACTGGTTGTGAAAATAGGTAATCGACGTGAAGTGTACAAATAG